Proteins found in one Synechococcus sp. LA31 genomic segment:
- a CDS encoding DEAD/DEAH box helicase → MDLSAIDLPTPGDDTPAEVSTTVIPAKASGFASFGFAPELLEALTAIGYEEPSPIQKAAIPELLLGRDLVGQAQTGTGKTAAFALPMLAALDAEQRTPQVLVLTPTRELAIQVADAFKSYAANMPHLRVLPLYGGSDFRDQIVRLKRGVQIVVGTPGRVMDHMRQGTLDLSGLRSLVLDEADEMLRMGFIDDVEWVLEQLPSQRQVVLFSATMPPEIRRISHKYLNDPAEVTIKTKGADSSRIRQRFITVNGPQKLEALTRVLESETKEGVIIFARTKAITVTVAEALEAKGYDVAVLNGDVAQSQRERTIERLKKGTVDVLVATDVAARGLDVDRITLVVNYDIPFDSEAYVHRIGRTGRAGRTGDAILFVTPRERRFLGGMERAVGRPIEAMEIPSNATINQSRLDRLRQRLCDNLTSEGRSEEQALLSEIVQRVAQESGASPEQLALAALQLAVGTQPLLVQGDESWIRPNSGGRDGRDDRGRDRSSPNGQGRRGPREQSGPPESGMERFRIEVGWRDRVKPGNIVGAIANEAGLNGRSIGRIQIFDAHSLVDLPQGMPDDVFQGLRRLKVMNRELQISRSRD, encoded by the coding sequence GTGGATCTCAGTGCGATCGATCTCCCCACCCCAGGCGATGACACGCCGGCGGAGGTGAGCACCACTGTGATCCCCGCCAAGGCGTCTGGCTTCGCCAGCTTCGGCTTCGCGCCTGAGCTGCTCGAGGCCCTCACGGCCATCGGCTACGAGGAACCCTCCCCGATCCAGAAGGCAGCCATCCCCGAGCTGCTGCTCGGCCGCGACCTGGTGGGCCAAGCCCAAACAGGCACCGGCAAAACCGCAGCCTTCGCCCTGCCGATGCTCGCGGCCCTCGATGCCGAGCAACGCACGCCTCAGGTGCTGGTGCTCACCCCCACCCGTGAGTTGGCCATCCAGGTGGCCGATGCCTTCAAGAGCTATGCGGCCAACATGCCGCACCTGCGCGTGCTGCCCCTTTACGGCGGCTCCGATTTCCGCGATCAAATCGTGCGCCTCAAGCGCGGCGTGCAGATCGTGGTGGGCACCCCCGGCCGGGTGATGGACCACATGCGTCAGGGCACCCTCGATCTCTCAGGCCTGCGCAGCCTGGTGCTCGATGAGGCCGACGAGATGTTGCGCATGGGCTTCATCGACGACGTGGAGTGGGTGCTCGAGCAGCTGCCCAGCCAGCGCCAGGTGGTGCTCTTCTCCGCCACGATGCCGCCCGAGATTCGGCGCATTTCGCACAAATACCTCAACGATCCTGCTGAGGTCACGATCAAAACCAAGGGCGCTGATTCCAGCCGAATTCGCCAGCGCTTCATCACCGTCAATGGTCCACAGAAGCTCGAAGCCCTCACCCGGGTACTCGAGTCGGAAACCAAGGAAGGGGTCATCATCTTTGCCCGCACCAAGGCCATCACCGTCACCGTGGCCGAAGCCCTCGAGGCCAAGGGTTACGACGTGGCCGTGCTCAACGGCGATGTGGCCCAGAGCCAGCGGGAACGCACGATCGAACGCCTCAAAAAGGGCACCGTGGATGTGCTGGTGGCCACCGATGTGGCCGCCCGCGGCCTCGATGTCGACCGCATCACCCTGGTGGTGAACTACGACATTCCCTTCGATTCGGAGGCCTACGTGCACCGCATCGGCCGCACCGGCCGGGCTGGCCGCACCGGTGACGCGATTCTGTTCGTCACCCCCCGGGAGCGCCGCTTCCTGGGTGGCATGGAGCGGGCGGTGGGTCGGCCGATCGAGGCCATGGAGATCCCGAGCAACGCCACCATCAACCAAAGCCGGCTCGATCGGCTGCGCCAGCGCCTCTGCGACAACCTCACCAGCGAGGGACGCAGCGAGGAGCAGGCCCTGCTCTCCGAGATCGTGCAGCGGGTGGCGCAAGAAAGCGGCGCCAGCCCTGAGCAATTGGCCCTCGCGGCCCTGCAGCTGGCGGTGGGAACGCAGCCGCTGCTGGTGCAGGGCGACGAGAGCTGGATCCGCCCGAACAGTGGCGGCCGCGATGGTCGCGACGATCGCGGCCGAGACCGCAGCAGCCCCAATGGCCAAGGCCGCCGCGGTCCTCGCGAGCAATCCGGCCCGCCGGAATCCGGCATGGAGCGCTTCCGCATCGAGGTGGGCTGGCGTGACCGCGTCAAACCCGGGAACATCGTGGGCGCCATCGCCAATGAAGCCGGTCTGAACGGGCGCAGCATCGGCCGCATTCAGATCTTCGATGCCCACAGCCTGGTGGATTTGCCCCAGGGCATGCCTGACGACGTGTTCCAGGGGCTGCGTCGCCTCAAGGTGATGAACCGCGAACTGCAGATCAGCCGCTCCCGCGACTGA